In Acropora palmata chromosome 7, jaAcrPala1.3, whole genome shotgun sequence, one genomic interval encodes:
- the LOC141887178 gene encoding uncharacterized protein LOC141887178: MPGKLAKNNKIREGQRAHAVKVLSSVNEVLSEYDGSRGAKDNITRLSIALNEKLVTLKALDESILCAVDDGEIESEIEESENFRAQIHEAVVKLQSCQIAHDQQENVQEQETHQEPKSSGNKSKLPKLTPNKFNGDPKRWQEWWDSFCVAVHHNSAISAVEKFTYLRSIVGGSAARVMSGLQLTSANYSAALEVLRERYAQKQIIINSHMESLIKLKPVNVISDVKGIRAVLDSVEIQVRGLQSLGIDSAQYGALLIPIFMEKLPDELKLIVSRRNKVDWELNSVLGAVKSEVEARERSGIQPTIEKTPPRRLTFHTGSTNATASALFSGEGKFSCLFCRGNHRASECHVVTNIEERKGILKKQGRCFICLRRAGHLARNCNSKIQCLGCQGRHHLAVCDGRGTRASDNSDSAVDGASNQPESATSAMHVSSGMHVFLQTAQVVLSKPGLEGTEKLNIRAIFDTGAQRSYVSQRVVDALKLETISTEKLGIATFGNQKQEVQAVNLVELALMNCKGLNWVKENYPHLRDIEFAESLSDNGPVKIDLLIGSDYIWNFFNGSTIRVEESVECGPLAVSTTVGWVLSGPVKNLPKERLSSIQFSSTHVLRVDSRSNDTLYEDFEKLWDLDSIGIREKDTVLEAFEKNVNFQDGRYSVHLPWKEHHKLLPDNYENSVSRLSSQLKQLRRDPEVLRECNSIIADQLRSGIIERVDTTECPAVGKVHYLPHHGVVRRDALTTKLRIVFDPSSRATKESPSLNDCLYSGPALTPTIFKILLRFRERKIALVGDIEKALLNIRVQEQDRNVLRFLWIDSFEKDDPQLLLYRFCRVVFGVNSSPFLLNATLRHHISQYSLDAEFVENLLNSFYVDDLVSGQRNLEKCSLLYEKSKKCLSEGGFNLRKWISNSPQLLELIREDRTRTKENCHEPQPVVKDTETYARVTMGHLEELDTKNEHKVLGLNWNCVSDEFIFRFEAILKLAEGLEPTRRSLLKVTSSFFDPLGMLSPVLVQMKLLFQLLCQENVAWDAPLPEPIRRQWKAWLQDLREVQQIMIPRCLYDGVEEVVTSYTLHGFGDASEKAYCAVVLASSVKEALQSQIQIDKTYLWLDSKTAIYWIKGSKEWKQFVQSRVTEILTLTEESMWNHCPGTENPADIGSRGESAFKLKGSQLWWKGPPWLSEPVSSWSKSKVCHQPPTEECLMEQKKGAAKEIISETVLLTACEPDLESCIPITNFSCCDKLCRVTASVQRFVRKVKIKAKLLKEGTVCHGEVTEDEIAHAELQWLRSVQKNLKAQANYGHLEHEFRLYEDENEIVRCKGRIANADLPYETRFPALLPRDHYISTLLVRQAHKRVHHSKVAATLAQLRMRFWIVRGRLSQKPAFTYVGVDYVGSLYIKEPNCSTTKKVYILLFTCCSTRAVHLELATDLSADVFIRCLRRFTARRGLPEIIVSDNAKTFKSAAKVLKKVFSYPSVKRFLANRRISWKFNMDRAPWWGGFFERMI; the protein is encoded by the exons ATGCCgggcaaattggccaagaatAACAAGATACGCGAAGGACAGCGAGCACATGCTGTGAAAGTGCTGTCAAGCGTGAATGAAGTTTTGTCGGAGTACGATGGTTCTAGGGGCGCAAAAGACAATATTACTCGACTCAGCATCGCTTTGAATGAAAAGCTGGTGACATTGAAGGCACTGGACGAATCTATTTTATGTGCAGTTGACGATGGAGAAATTGAAAGCGAAATCGAAGAATCTGAAAATTTTCGCGCGCAAATTCACGAAGCGGTAGTTAAATTACAGAGTTGTCAAATCGCTCACGACCAGCAGGAAAATGTACAGGAGCAGGAAACTCACCAGGAGCCAAAATCGAGTGGAAATAAGTCTAAGCTGCCGAAGTTAACACCGAACAAGTTTAACGGAGATCCGAAGCGCTGGCAAGAATGGTGGGATTCGTTTTGTGTGGCTGTGCACCACAACAGCGCGATCTCCGCTGTGGAAAAGTTTACTTATTTGCGAAGTATTGTTGGAGGAAGTGCAGCAAGGGTTATGTCCGGATTACAGCTTACTTCTGCTAACTACAGTGCGGCCTTGGAAGTTTTACGAGAAAGATACGCtcaaaaacaaatcattatCAATTCACACATGGAATCGTTGATCAAGTTGAAACCGGTAAACGTGATTTCAGACGTCAAAGGAATTCGAGCGGTTCTCGACAGCGTAGAAATTCAAGTTCGAGGTTTACAGTCCCTTGGAATCGATTCAGCCCAGTATGGCGCTTTGTTGATACCTATATTTATGGAAAAACTACCGGATGAGTTGAAACTGATAGTGAGTAGGAGGAATAAGGTTGACTGGGAGCTAAATTCTGTCTTAGGAGCCGTGAAATCCGAAGTTGAAGCACGTGAGCGCTCTGGCATTCAACCAACGATTGAAAAAACGCCTCCAAGGAGGCTAACATTCCACACGGGAAGCACCAACGCAACTGCGAGCGCCTTATTTAGTGGAGAGGGGAAATTTAGCTGTTTGTTCTGCAGAGGAAATCATCGGGCGTCGGAATGCCATGTTGTGACGAATATCGAGGAAAGAAAGGGCATTTTAAAGAAGCAAGGAcggtgttttatttgtttacggCGTGCAGGTCACTTGGCGCGCAATTGTAATTCAAAAATTCAGTGTTTAGGATGCCAGGGTCGTCACCATTTGGCTGTTTGTGATGGCAGAGGTACACGTGCCAGCGACAATTCTGATTCTGCAGTAGATGGTGCCAGTAACCAGCCTGAATCAGCTACATCTGCAATGCATGTAAGCTCAGGTatgcatgtttttcttcaaacaGCACAAGTTGTGTTATCAAAACCAGGCTTAGAAGGGACTGAGAAGCTGAACATTCGGGCTATTTTTGATACTGGAGCACAAAGGTCATATGTTTCCCAAAGAGTGGTGGATGCATTGAAACTGGAAACCATTAGCACTGAGAAACTAGGCATTGCTACATTTGGAAACCAGAAACAAGAAGTGCAAGCAGTTAATCTAGTTGAACTAGCCTTAA TGAATTGCAAGGGCTTGAACTGGGTGAAGGAGAACTATCCCCACTTACGAGACATTGAGTTCGCAGAGTCTTTGTCTGACAATGGTCCCGTGAAGATTGACCTGTTGATTGGGTCTGATTACATCTGGAATTTCTTCAATGGCAGCACGATACGGGTGGAGGAATCAGTTGAATGTGGTCCATTGGCTGTCTCAACAACTGTTGGTTGGGTACTGTCTGGCCCTGTGAAAAACCTTCCCAAAGAGAGACTGTCAAGCATACAGTTCTCATCGACTCATGTGTTGAGAGTTGATTCAAGAAGCAATGATACCTTATATGAAGATTTTGAGAAGCTATGGGACTTGGATTCCATTGGTATTCGAGAGAAGGACACGGTCCTTGAAGCTTTTGAAAAGAACGTTAATTTCCAAGATGGAAGGTATTCTGTGCACTTACCTTGGAAGGAGCACCACAAGTTGCTGCCAGACAATTATGAGAACAGTGTATCGAGATTGAGCTCACAATTGAAGCAATTAAGAAGAGACCCAGAGGTCCTGAGAGAATGTAATTCGATCATCGCGGATCAGTTGCGAAGCGGAATTATTGAGCGAGTCGACACCACCGAATGCCCAGCCGTCGGTAAGGTGCATTACTTACCTCACCATGGAGTGGTGCGAAGAGATGCCCTAACTACTAAGTTACGGATTGTGTTTGACCCCTCTTCAAGGGCGACAAAGGAAAGTCCCAGTTTAAATGACTGCCTGTATTCGGGTCCAGCTTTAACTCCTACCATTTTCAAGATTCTCCTCCGGTTCAGAGAAAGGAAGATTGCCCTGGTTGGGGATATTGAGAAAGCCTTATTGAACATTAGAGTTCAAGAACAAGATCGCAATGTATTACGATTCTTATGGATCGACAGCTTTGAGAAGGATGACCCACAATTATTGCTGTATAGATTTTGTCGGGTTGTGTTTGGTGTCAATTCAAGTCCATTCCTGTTAAATGCTACCCTGCGACACCACATCAGTCAGTACAGTTTGGATGCTGAATTTGTAGAGAACTTGCTGAATTCATTTTATGTCGATGACCTAGTGTCTGGACAGAGAAATCTTGAGAAGTGTTCGTTGCTGTACGAGAAATCGAAGAAGTGCCTATCAGAGGGAGGTTTTAACCTGAGGAAGTGGATCTCCAATTCGCCCCAGCTCCTTGAATTAATTCGAGAAGATAGAACCAGAACCAAGGAGAACTGCCATGAACCACAGCCAGTAGTAAAAGACACCGAGACCTATGCAAGAGTCACTATGGGACATTTGGAGGAGCTAGATACGAAGAATGAACACAAGGTCCTGGGATTGAATTGGAACTGTGTTTCTGACGAGtttattttcagatttgaagCAATATTGAAGTTAgcagagggcctggagccaaCTAGAAGAAGTCTGTTGAAGGTCACTTCAAGTTTCTTTGACCCCCTGGGAATGCTCAGTCCAGTATTAGTACAGATGAAGTTGTTGTTTCAATTGCTGTGCCAGGAAAATGTTGCCTGGGATGCCCCGTTACCGGAGCCGATCAGAAGGCAGTGGAAGGCATGGCTTCAGGATCTAAGAGAAGTTCAGCAAATAATGATTCCCAGATGCTTGTATGACGGTGTTGAGGAAGTAGTTACCTCCTACACCCTTCACGGATTTGGAGATGCCTCTGAGAAGGCCTATTGTGCTGTCGT GCTCGCGTCTTCAGTGAAGGAAGCATTGCAGTCGCAAATTCAAATCGACAAGACCTATTTGTGGTTAGACAGCAAGACTGCAATCTACTGGATCAAGGGATCGAAGGAGTGGAAGCAGTTTGTTCAGAGCCGTGTAACCGAAATCTTGACATTAACAGAAGAATCAATGTGGAACCATTGCCCAGGAACTGAGAACCCCGCAGATATTGGATCACGGGGAGAGTCAGCGTTCAAGCTGAAGGGTAGTCAGTTGTGGTGGAAGGGACCACCGTGGCTATCAGAACCAGTATCAAGTTGGTCCAAGTCTAAAGTTTGCCACCAGCCTCCCACTGAAGAGTGTCTCATGGAGCAGAAGAAAGGAGCAGCTAAGGAGATAATCAGCGAAACAGTACTTCTTACTGCGTGCGAGCCTGATCTTGAATCTTGTATTCCAATCACCAACTTCAGCTGTTGTGACAAGTTGTGCCGTGTTACTGCATCAGTGCAACGCTTTGTGCGAAAGGTGAAGATCAAAGCCAAGTTATTGAAAGAAGGAACTGTTTGTCATGGAGAAGTCACTGAAGACGAAATTGCACACGCAGAGTTGCAGTGGTTGCGAAGTGTTCAGAAAAATCTGAAGGCTCAAGCGAATTACGGTCATTTAGAACACGAGTTTCGTCTTTATGAAGATGAAAACGAAATTGTGAGGTGCAAGGGACGAATTGCAAATGCCGATCTACCTTATGAAACAAGATTTCCAGCCTTGCTACCACGAGACCATTATATTTCGACCCTGCTAGTGAGACAAGCTCATAAAAGAGTACACCACAGCAAGGTGGCAGCAACCTTAGCCCAGTTGAGAATGAGGTTTTGGATTGTCAGAGGAAG ATTGAGTCAGAAACCTGCATTTACTTATGTTGGAGTGGATTATGTGGGTTCACTGTACATAAAGGAACCAAACTGTTCGACAACAAAGAAGGTTTACATCCTGTTGTTTACCTGCTGTTCAACTAGAGCTGTTCACCTAGAACTTGCTACAGATTTGTCAGCTGATGTGTTTATCCGTTGTCTGCGGAGATTCACAGCAAGAAGGGGCTTGCCAGAAATCATTGTCTCAGACAATGCAAAAACATTTAAGTCTGCGGCAAAGGTCTTAAAAAAGGTGTTTTCATACCCAAGTGTCAAGAGATTCCTTGCAAATAGAAGGATTTCGTGGAAGTTTAACATGGACAGGGCACCCTGGTGGGGTGGTTTTTTCGAAAGGATGATATAG
- the LOC141887179 gene encoding uncharacterized protein LOC141887179 encodes MCHIESMFYQVYVAQEYRDLLRFLSGENENFSKDSIECRMIMHIFSAISFPGCSNFALKKTAQENECELGSAAADFLRNDFYVDDGFKTCTTIEGANHLIKSVKEMCRRGGFNLEKFVSNKKEVIKNIPMIDRTDDLKSINIDLDKLTME; translated from the coding sequence ATGTGTCACATTGAGTCCATGTTCTATCAAGTGTATGTCGCTCAAGAATATCGGGATCTACTGCGCTTCCTGTCGGGGGAGAATGAAAACTTTTCGAAGGATTCAATTGAGTGCCGAATGATCATGCACATTTTCAGTGCAATCTCGTTTCCTGGTTGCTCCAATTTTGCTTTGAAGAAGACTGCCCAAGAGAATGAGTGCGAATTGGGATCAGCTGCCGCTGACTTTCTGCGGAACGACTTCTATGTGGATGATGGATTTAAGACCTGTACCACGATTGAGGGGGCAAACCATTTGATCAAGTCGGTTAAAGAAATGTGCAGAAGAGGAGGTTTCAACCTGGAGAAGTTCGTTTCCAACAAGAAGGAGGTCATAAAGAACATCCCAATGATTGACAGAACTGATGACCTCAAGAGCATAAACATCGATCTTGACAAGTTAACCATGGAATGA